In Artemia franciscana unplaced genomic scaffold, ASM3288406v1 Scaffold_1555, whole genome shotgun sequence, the following are encoded in one genomic region:
- the LOC136042593 gene encoding 2,3-bisphosphoglycerate-dependent phosphoglycerate mutase-like: MVRHGETAWNKENKLCGWFNAPSSKKGIQEALAADQTLKRKGYQFDTAHTSVLTRVQHTLKVILEEIEQSSLPVEKTLRLRGIVKHLDKLSDEATMGINLPNRITFVYELDDNLKPIKCMQFLGD, encoded by the coding sequence atggttAGGCATGGTGAAACAGCTtggaacaaagaaaacaaactttgcGGCTGGTTTAATGCTCCCTCGAGTAAAAAAGGGATTCAGGAAGCCCTTGCTGCTGATCAGACTTTGAAGAGAAAAGGCTACCAATTTGATACTGCTCATACATCAGTTTTGACTAGAgttcaacataccttgaaagtcattcttgaagaaattgAGCAGTCTAGCCTTCCCGTTGAGAAGACTTTGCGACTAAGAGGTATTGTCAAACATTTGGATAAACTGTCTGATGAAGCTACTATGGGAATAAACTTGCCAAATAGAATAACTTTCGTTTATGAACTTGATGACAATTTGAAACCGATTAAATGT